In Massilia antarctica, the following are encoded in one genomic region:
- a CDS encoding oxidoreductase, producing MNTYSPSSDQFTPAHCDLHFNRVGYGAMQLAGPHVWGPPKDHAAAVAVLREAIALGINHIDTADFYGPHVTNALIREALHPYRDGLTIVTKVGFVRGADQSWMPAAAPQQLRDAVHSNLRKLELEALDVVNFRAPGLDGADGSSIGEALAVLAELKKEGLVRHIGLSNVDARQVAEAQRITPIVCVQNHYNLVHRGDDALIDALAAQAIAYVPFFPLGGFTPLQSSTLNEVAAALRASPMQVALAWLLQRAPNVLVIPGTSSVAHLRQNVAAGGLALDAAALAALNAL from the coding sequence GTGAACACTTACTCACCATCCAGCGACCAATTCACCCCGGCGCACTGCGACCTGCACTTCAACCGCGTCGGTTACGGCGCCATGCAACTGGCGGGACCGCATGTCTGGGGCCCGCCAAAGGATCATGCCGCCGCCGTGGCCGTGCTGCGCGAGGCGATTGCATTGGGGATCAACCATATCGACACGGCCGATTTTTACGGCCCGCATGTCACCAACGCGCTGATTCGCGAGGCGCTGCATCCGTATCGCGACGGCTTGACGATCGTGACCAAGGTCGGCTTTGTGCGCGGGGCCGACCAGTCGTGGATGCCGGCGGCGGCACCGCAGCAGCTGCGCGACGCCGTGCACAGCAATCTGCGCAAGCTGGAGCTGGAAGCGCTCGACGTGGTCAATTTCCGCGCACCGGGGCTCGATGGCGCGGATGGATCGTCGATCGGCGAAGCGCTGGCGGTACTGGCGGAGCTGAAAAAAGAAGGGCTGGTGCGGCATATCGGCCTGAGTAACGTCGACGCGCGGCAGGTGGCCGAGGCGCAGCGGATTACGCCGATCGTGTGCGTCCAGAATCACTACAACTTGGTCCATCGCGGCGACGATGCGCTGATCGACGCGCTCGCCGCGCAAGCGATCGCCTATGTGCCGTTTTTCCCGCTGGGCGGCTTCACACCGCTGCAGTCAAGCACGTTGAACGAGGTGGCGGCGGCGCTGCGGGCCAGTCCGATGCAGGTGGCGCTGGCCTGGCTGCTTCAGCGCGCGCCGAATGTGCTGGTGATACCTGGCACGTCGTCGGTGGCGCATCTGCGCCAGAACGTGGCGGCGGGCGGGCTGGCGCTCGATGCAGCGGCACTGGCGGCGCTCAACGCACTGTAA
- a CDS encoding LysR family transcriptional regulator: MSTELHSMADLSTFALVAEQRGFRQAARVSGQSASTLSQAVRRLEKQLGIRLLERTTRSVAPTEAGALLLGRLRPALDDVANALDVLNVLRDSPRGTLRLNVPVSAARFFLQPIVDRFLASYPDIRLDIVVDNNFVDLVASACDAGIRYGERLEQDMIAVPIGPRTERFALAAAPAYLARRGVPQHPRDLLQHACLRGKFLSGLVYPWEFERDGQTVTVDPGGPLIVTPTVADLAVHAAVAGHGLVYLFEEWLAPYMASGQLEPVLQEWWLSFPGPFLYYAGRRHLPAPLRAFIDFIGQPPTSP, from the coding sequence ATGAGCACCGAGCTGCATTCCATGGCCGATTTATCGACGTTTGCGCTGGTGGCCGAACAGCGCGGTTTTCGCCAGGCCGCGCGCGTGAGTGGACAGTCCGCATCGACCCTGAGCCAGGCGGTGCGGCGGTTGGAAAAGCAACTCGGCATCCGCTTGCTGGAGCGCACCACCCGCAGCGTGGCGCCGACCGAGGCCGGGGCATTGCTGCTGGGCCGGCTGCGGCCCGCGCTCGACGACGTTGCCAATGCACTCGACGTGCTCAATGTGCTGCGCGACAGTCCCCGTGGCACTTTGCGCCTGAACGTGCCGGTGAGCGCCGCGCGCTTTTTCCTGCAGCCGATCGTGGACCGGTTTCTCGCCAGCTACCCGGACATCCGGCTCGATATCGTCGTCGACAACAATTTTGTCGACCTTGTCGCCAGCGCTTGCGACGCCGGCATCCGGTATGGCGAGCGCCTGGAGCAGGACATGATCGCGGTGCCGATCGGACCGCGTACCGAGCGCTTCGCGCTGGCCGCCGCGCCGGCCTACCTGGCGCGGCGCGGGGTGCCGCAACACCCGCGCGACCTGTTGCAGCATGCCTGCCTGCGCGGCAAGTTCCTCAGTGGCCTGGTGTATCCATGGGAGTTCGAGCGCGACGGCCAGACAGTGACCGTCGATCCCGGCGGACCCCTGATCGTCACGCCCACCGTGGCCGACCTGGCGGTCCACGCCGCCGTGGCGGGACATGGACTGGTGTATTTGTTTGAAGAGTGGCTGGCGCCCTACATGGCGTCGGGCCAGTTGGAGCCGGTGCTGCAGGAGTGGTGGCTGAGTTTCCCCGGCCCGTTTTTATACTACGCGGGCCGGCGCCACCTGCCGGCACCGCTGCGGGCATTCATCGACTTTATCGGGCAGCCGCCGACAAGCCCATAG